A portion of the Streptomyces platensis genome contains these proteins:
- a CDS encoding M4 family metallopeptidase: protein MTPRISRKTRVIGTSFAVAALVAAGITAGTAGASPAQTPTADGSPLKLTASHRAELLRDASATKAQTAKELGLGAQEKLVVKDVIKDADGTTHTRYDRTYAGLPVLGGDLIVHTAKGGAVKSTTKSTEKSVKVASTTAKIAPTAAAKSAQGLAVKSLSAKKADAQAPKKVVWAASGTPALAYDTVVKGVKKDGTPSRMHVITDANSGKKLFQYDDIRTGKGESEYSGSVDLGTSKEGSGFTLTDKERGGHKTTNLENGESGDGKAFTDEDDKWGTGKPDNPQTAAVDAHYGAAVTWDYYKTVHGRSGIKGDGKGASSRVHYGKSYVNAFWDDDCFCMTYGDGEGDKAPLTALDVAAHEMSHGVTSATANLTYSGESGGLNEGTSDIFGTSAEFFAKSEKDPGDYLIGEKIDINGDGTPLRYMDKPSKDGQSQDNWDSKTGGLDPHYSSGVANHFFYLLSEGSGAKEIGGVKYDSPTADGKKVEGIGRDKAEKIWFKALTEYMTSNTDYKAAREATVKAATDLYKAGSAEVKGVEAAWTGVAVK from the coding sequence GTGACCCCCCGCATATCCCGTAAGACCCGCGTCATCGGTACCTCATTCGCCGTCGCGGCCCTCGTGGCCGCCGGCATCACCGCTGGTACCGCCGGCGCCTCCCCCGCCCAGACCCCCACCGCGGACGGTTCGCCCCTCAAGCTCACCGCCTCGCACCGCGCGGAACTGCTGCGCGACGCGAGCGCGACCAAGGCGCAGACCGCCAAGGAACTGGGCCTGGGCGCGCAGGAGAAGCTGGTCGTCAAGGACGTCATCAAGGACGCCGACGGCACCACGCACACCCGCTACGACCGCACCTACGCCGGCCTGCCGGTGCTGGGCGGCGACCTGATCGTGCACACCGCCAAGGGCGGCGCGGTCAAGAGCACCACCAAGTCGACCGAGAAGTCGGTCAAGGTGGCCTCCACCACGGCGAAGATCGCCCCGACGGCCGCCGCGAAGTCGGCCCAGGGCCTCGCGGTCAAGTCGCTCAGCGCGAAGAAGGCCGACGCGCAGGCGCCCAAGAAGGTCGTCTGGGCCGCCTCCGGCACCCCGGCTCTCGCCTACGACACCGTCGTCAAGGGCGTGAAGAAGGACGGCACGCCGAGCCGGATGCACGTCATCACCGACGCCAACAGCGGCAAGAAGCTGTTCCAGTACGACGACATCCGTACCGGCAAGGGCGAGAGCGAGTACAGCGGCAGCGTCGACCTGGGCACCTCCAAGGAGGGCAGCGGCTTCACGCTGACCGACAAGGAGCGCGGTGGTCACAAGACCACCAACCTGGAGAACGGCGAGTCCGGTGACGGCAAGGCCTTCACGGACGAGGACGACAAGTGGGGCACCGGCAAGCCGGACAACCCGCAGACCGCCGCCGTCGACGCGCACTACGGCGCGGCCGTGACCTGGGACTACTACAAGACCGTGCACGGCCGCAGCGGCATCAAGGGCGACGGCAAGGGCGCCTCGTCCCGCGTGCACTACGGCAAGAGCTACGTCAACGCCTTCTGGGACGACGACTGCTTCTGCATGACGTACGGCGACGGCGAGGGCGACAAGGCCCCGCTGACCGCGCTGGACGTCGCCGCGCACGAGATGTCGCACGGTGTCACCTCCGCCACCGCCAACCTCACCTACAGCGGTGAGTCCGGCGGCCTCAACGAGGGCACCTCGGACATCTTCGGGACCTCGGCCGAGTTCTTCGCCAAGAGCGAGAAGGACCCGGGCGACTACCTCATCGGCGAGAAGATCGACATCAACGGTGACGGTACCCCGCTGCGCTACATGGACAAGCCGTCCAAGGACGGTCAGTCGCAGGACAACTGGGACTCCAAGACCGGTGGCCTGGACCCGCACTACTCCTCGGGTGTCGCCAACCACTTCTTCTACCTGCTGTCCGAGGGCAGCGGCGCGAAGGAGATCGGTGGCGTCAAGTACGACAGCCCGACGGCGGACGGCAAGAAGGTCGAGGGCATCGGCCGGGACAAGGCCGAGAAGATCTGGTTCAAGGCCCTGACCGAGTACATGACCTCGAACACGGACTACAAGGCCGCCCGTGAGGCGACCGTCAAGGCCGCCACCGACCTGTACAAGGCCGGCAGCGCCGAGGTCAAGGGCGTCGAGGCCGCTTGGACCGGTGTCGCCGTCAAGTGA
- a CDS encoding M4 family metallopeptidase, with amino-acid sequence MRRTPHGRAVATGALVAVTAMLAVGVQAGTGTAAAPRPGSTHATPDPGALPAKLSPSQRAELIRAAGATTAETARQLKLGAKEKLVVKDVSKDVDGTVHTRYERTYDGLPVLGGDLVVHESKGGTLKGVTKAVRSQLKVASTTAKVKPATAEAKAVKAAQARGSEKTEAAKAPRKVVWVADGKPLLAYETVVGGLQDDGTPSQLHVITDATTGAKIFEYQGIKTGIGNSEYSGKVTIGTSGSAPNFSMTDATRGNHKTYDLKHGSSGTGSLFTDADDTWGDGTPQNTQTAGVDAAYGAQETWDYYKNVHGRSGIKGDGVGAYSRVHYGNSYVNAFWDDGCFCMTYGDGSGNAAPLTAIDVAGHEMSHGVTAATANLTYSGESGGLNEATSDIFGTAVEFYANNTSDPGDYLIGEKIDINGDGTPLRYMDKPSKDGASADYWSSGVGNKDVHYSSGVANHFFYLLSEGSGPKDIGGVHYDSPTSDNLPVPGIGRANAEKVWFKALSQYMSANTNYAAARTATLKAAADLFGEGSASYNTVANTWAAVNVGSRVPDGGGVTVTNPGNQSGTVGQAASLQIKATSGTAGALSYAATGLPAGLSLNATTGLISGTPTTAGTSNVTVTVTDAAKKTGTAAFTWTVNPAGGGNVFENAADVQIPDAGSAVTSPINVGRTGNAPSTLKVGVDIVHTYRGDLVVDLIAPDGTAYRLKNASAFDSAADVKTTYTVNASSEKASGTWKLRVQDVYSQDTGYINGWKLTF; translated from the coding sequence GTGAGACGCACCCCCCATGGACGCGCCGTCGCGACCGGTGCACTCGTCGCCGTCACGGCGATGCTGGCCGTCGGCGTTCAGGCCGGTACCGGCACCGCGGCCGCCCCGCGGCCGGGCAGCACGCATGCCACCCCCGATCCCGGCGCCCTGCCGGCCAAGCTGTCCCCGTCCCAGCGTGCGGAGCTGATACGGGCAGCCGGCGCCACCACCGCCGAGACCGCGCGGCAGCTGAAGCTCGGCGCGAAGGAAAAGCTGGTCGTCAAGGACGTCTCGAAGGATGTCGACGGCACCGTTCACACCCGCTACGAGCGCACCTACGACGGACTGCCGGTCCTCGGCGGTGACCTCGTGGTGCACGAGAGCAAGGGCGGCACGCTCAAGGGCGTCACCAAGGCCGTGCGCTCCCAGCTGAAGGTCGCGAGCACCACCGCGAAGGTGAAGCCCGCCACGGCCGAGGCGAAGGCCGTCAAGGCGGCGCAGGCCCGCGGTTCGGAGAAGACCGAGGCCGCGAAGGCCCCCCGCAAGGTGGTCTGGGTCGCCGACGGCAAGCCGCTGCTGGCGTACGAGACGGTGGTCGGCGGGCTCCAGGACGACGGCACCCCCAGCCAGCTGCACGTCATCACGGACGCCACGACCGGCGCCAAGATCTTCGAATACCAGGGGATCAAGACCGGCATCGGCAACAGCGAGTACAGCGGCAAGGTCACCATCGGGACCTCGGGCTCGGCGCCCAACTTCTCGATGACCGACGCCACCCGCGGCAACCACAAGACGTACGACCTCAAGCACGGGTCGTCCGGCACCGGTTCGCTGTTCACCGACGCCGACGACACCTGGGGCGACGGCACCCCGCAGAACACCCAGACGGCCGGTGTCGACGCGGCCTACGGCGCCCAGGAGACCTGGGACTACTACAAGAACGTGCACGGCCGCAGCGGCATCAAGGGCGACGGCGTCGGCGCCTACTCCCGGGTCCACTACGGCAACAGCTACGTCAACGCCTTCTGGGACGACGGCTGCTTCTGCATGACGTACGGCGACGGCAGCGGCAACGCCGCCCCGCTGACCGCCATCGACGTGGCCGGCCACGAGATGTCGCACGGTGTCACCGCGGCCACCGCGAACCTCACCTACAGCGGCGAGTCCGGCGGTCTGAACGAGGCGACCTCCGACATCTTCGGCACGGCGGTGGAGTTCTACGCCAACAACACCTCCGACCCCGGTGACTACCTCATCGGCGAGAAGATCGACATCAACGGCGACGGCACCCCGCTGCGCTACATGGACAAGCCGTCCAAGGACGGGGCCTCGGCCGACTACTGGTCCAGTGGCGTCGGCAACAAGGACGTGCACTACTCGTCCGGTGTCGCCAACCACTTCTTCTACCTGCTGTCCGAGGGCAGCGGCCCGAAGGACATCGGCGGCGTCCACTACGACAGCCCGACCTCCGACAACCTGCCGGTCCCGGGCATCGGCCGGGCCAACGCCGAGAAGGTCTGGTTCAAGGCACTCAGCCAGTACATGAGCGCCAACACCAACTACGCGGCCGCCCGCACCGCCACCCTCAAGGCCGCCGCCGACCTGTTCGGTGAGGGCAGCGCCTCGTACAACACGGTCGCCAACACCTGGGCGGCGGTCAACGTCGGCTCCCGCGTCCCGGACGGCGGCGGCGTCACCGTCACCAACCCGGGCAACCAGTCCGGCACCGTGGGCCAGGCGGCGAGCCTCCAGATCAAGGCGACCAGCGGCACCGCGGGCGCACTGTCGTACGCGGCGACCGGGCTGCCCGCCGGGCTGTCGCTCAACGCCACCACCGGTCTGATCTCCGGTACGCCGACCACGGCCGGGACCAGCAATGTGACGGTCACGGTCACCGACGCCGCGAAGAAGACCGGCACCGCCGCCTTCACCTGGACGGTCAACCCGGCCGGCGGCGGCAATGTCTTCGAGAACGCCGCCGATGTGCAGATCCCGGACGCGGGCTCGGCGGTCACCTCGCCGATCAACGTCGGCCGCACCGGCAACGCGCCGAGCACGCTGAAGGTCGGCGTGGACATCGTGCACACCTACCGCGGTGACCTGGTCGTGGACCTGATCGCCCCGGACGGCACGGCCTACCGGCTGAAGAACGCCAGCGCGTTCGACTCGGCGGCGGACGTGAAGACCACGTACACCGTCAACGCCTCCTCGGAGAAGGCGAGCGGCACCTGGAAGCTGCGGGTGCAGGACGTCTACTCCCAGGACACGGGTTACATCAACGGCTGGAAGCTGACCTTCTGA
- a CDS encoding ABC transporter ATP-binding protein: MTATATRPGRSGNAPPGGAALPVADPATTRRAALRLVRRDGRAVTLMLALNALAAGAGLAGPWLLGRIVDTVRSGGGVHTVDRLALVILACGLAQLLLARYARYVGHRFGERTVARVREQYVDRALALPAAVVERAGTGDLTARGTSDVTSVARALRDAVPEVCVAAAQALFLLGAVVVLDPLLGLCGLGVFSGVFAVRWYLRRAHGAYLAEGAATSALAELLAATAAGARTVEALGLQERRTAASEQAVAHCRRTRTRTLFLRSVLLPAVDVAYVVPVVGVLLVGGALHGHGGISLGVVITAALYLRQLSDPLATILFRAEQLQSSGAAFARVEGLGQAPRTRTAPAALLPHPSAKRSPALPADDRIEVTAVHYAYGAAGGSPAADRDVLHGVDLTVRPGERLAVVGPSGAGKSTLGRLLAGIDAPRHGSVTVGGVPVAALEPAALRRQVVLVTQEHHVFLGTLRDNLQIAAPDAGDAALRAALAAVGADWAAELPAGLDTELGAGGHRPDGSQSQQLALARVVLADPHTVILDEATALLDPRTARHTERALAAVLTGRTVIAIAHRLHTAHDADRVAVMEEGRLTELGTHDDLVAANGAYAALWHSWHS; the protein is encoded by the coding sequence ATGACGGCGACCGCCACCCGGCCCGGACGGTCCGGGAACGCGCCGCCGGGCGGTGCGGCGCTGCCGGTGGCCGATCCGGCCACGACCCGGCGGGCGGCGCTCCGGCTGGTCCGGCGGGACGGCCGGGCCGTCACCCTGATGCTGGCGCTCAACGCGCTGGCGGCCGGCGCCGGTCTGGCCGGGCCCTGGCTGCTCGGCCGGATCGTGGACACGGTGCGGTCCGGCGGCGGCGTGCACACGGTGGACCGGCTGGCGCTGGTCATCCTGGCGTGCGGGCTGGCGCAGTTGCTGCTGGCGCGCTACGCCCGGTATGTCGGGCACCGCTTCGGCGAGCGCACCGTGGCGCGGGTCCGCGAGCAGTACGTGGACCGGGCGCTGGCGCTGCCGGCCGCCGTCGTGGAGCGGGCCGGCACCGGCGATCTGACCGCCCGTGGGACCTCCGATGTCACCTCGGTCGCCCGGGCGCTGCGGGACGCCGTGCCGGAGGTGTGCGTGGCCGCGGCGCAGGCGCTGTTCCTGCTGGGTGCGGTGGTGGTGCTCGATCCGCTGCTCGGCCTGTGCGGGCTGGGCGTGTTCAGCGGGGTGTTCGCGGTCCGCTGGTATCTGCGCCGGGCGCACGGCGCGTATCTGGCGGAGGGCGCGGCGACCTCGGCGCTCGCCGAGCTGCTGGCGGCCACCGCCGCGGGTGCCCGGACCGTCGAGGCGCTGGGCCTCCAGGAGCGCCGGACGGCGGCGAGCGAACAGGCCGTCGCGCACTGCCGCCGTACCCGCACCCGCACGCTGTTCCTGCGCAGTGTGCTGCTGCCGGCCGTGGATGTGGCCTATGTCGTCCCGGTGGTCGGCGTGCTGCTGGTCGGCGGGGCGCTGCACGGGCATGGCGGGATCAGCCTGGGCGTGGTCATCACCGCGGCGCTGTATCTGCGGCAGCTGTCCGACCCGCTGGCGACGATTCTGTTCCGGGCCGAGCAACTCCAGAGCAGCGGCGCCGCGTTCGCCCGCGTCGAGGGCCTGGGCCAGGCCCCGCGGACGAGGACCGCCCCCGCGGCCCTCCTCCCGCACCCGTCCGCGAAGCGCTCCCCCGCCCTCCCCGCCGACGACCGCATCGAGGTCACCGCCGTCCACTACGCCTACGGGGCCGCGGGCGGGAGCCCCGCCGCGGACCGCGATGTCCTGCACGGTGTGGACCTGACCGTCCGCCCCGGCGAACGCCTCGCCGTGGTCGGCCCCTCGGGCGCCGGCAAGTCCACCCTGGGTCGGCTGCTGGCCGGGATCGACGCGCCGCGCCACGGCTCGGTGACGGTCGGCGGGGTGCCGGTCGCCGCGCTGGAGCCAGCAGCGCTGCGCCGCCAGGTCGTCCTCGTCACCCAGGAGCACCATGTCTTCCTGGGCACCCTCCGGGACAACCTCCAGATCGCCGCGCCCGACGCCGGGGACGCCGCGCTGCGGGCCGCGCTGGCCGCCGTGGGCGCCGACTGGGCCGCGGAGCTGCCGGCCGGCCTGGACACCGAGCTGGGCGCCGGCGGCCACCGCCCCGACGGTTCCCAGTCCCAGCAACTGGCCCTGGCCCGTGTGGTGCTGGCGGATCCGCACACGGTGATCCTGGACGAGGCGACCGCGCTGCTCGACCCGCGGACGGCCCGGCACACCGAACGCGCCCTGGCCGCCGTCCTGACGGGCCGTACGGTCATCGCCATCGCGCACCGTCTGCACACCGCCCACGACGCGGACCGGGTGGCCGTCATGGAGGAGGGCCGGCTGACCGAACTCGGCACCCATGACGACCTGGTGGCGGCGAACGGGGCCTACGCCGCCCTGTGGCACTCATGGCACAGCTAG
- a CDS encoding ABC transporter transmembrane domain-containing protein, whose product MVGLMLPPYVLSRAIDEGLVPGRLAVLLGWVAVLFAVGVANAWLAVMRHRTMTRIRMDATFRTVRVIVAHTLRLGAALPHKVTAGEVVTIGIGDVGVISQTLTMTGPGVGGVLAYGVVAVLLLTVSPLLAGVVLLGVPLLALLVGPLLVWLQGAESRYRERQSGLAARLTDLVGGLRVLNGLGGKEVFADRHRREARELRDEGYRVGAVTSWVQALGVGLPTLFLAAVTWLAARMAAQGAITVGELVAVYGYAAALVVPVSFFIEGGYDLTRGLVAARRVVRFLRLEPDTADGSGSAAADGSGSAAADGSGSAAADGSGDAAGSRAGGTPGSRAGDAAGSGAGDAPEAASVLRDPASGVEVVPGLLTALATARPGESAAVVDRLGRFADSAATWGAVRLDEIPLPQVRDRILVADNEADLFAGTLREVVSGRRDRAEEAIGRAVRTALAEDIVRGLPDGLDSAVEAQGRNLSGGQRQRLRLVRALLADPEVLLAVEPTSAVDAHTEAGVAARLHHARAGRTTVVTSTSPLLLDRADRVYFLVDGRVAAVGSHRQLLAEQPGYRRLVARGEDEDGTDESATSASSTGASSEDVTHTTDGADPRPEAPVTKEDA is encoded by the coding sequence ATGGTCGGGCTGATGCTGCCGCCCTATGTGCTGTCCCGGGCCATCGACGAGGGGCTGGTGCCCGGCCGGCTGGCGGTACTGCTCGGCTGGGTGGCGGTGCTGTTCGCGGTCGGGGTGGCGAACGCCTGGCTGGCGGTCATGCGGCATCGCACCATGACCAGGATCCGGATGGACGCCACCTTCCGCACGGTGCGGGTCATCGTGGCGCACACCCTGCGGCTGGGGGCCGCGCTGCCCCACAAAGTGACGGCCGGGGAGGTCGTCACGATCGGGATCGGCGATGTCGGCGTGATCAGCCAGACGCTGACGATGACCGGGCCCGGTGTCGGCGGAGTGCTGGCCTATGGGGTCGTCGCCGTGCTGCTGCTGACCGTCTCGCCGCTGCTGGCCGGGGTGGTGCTGCTGGGTGTCCCGCTGCTCGCGCTGCTGGTCGGGCCGTTGCTGGTGTGGTTACAGGGGGCCGAGTCGCGCTACCGCGAACGGCAGAGCGGGCTGGCGGCCCGGCTGACGGACCTGGTCGGCGGGCTGCGGGTGCTCAACGGTCTGGGTGGCAAGGAGGTGTTCGCCGACCGTCACCGGCGCGAGGCACGGGAGCTGCGGGACGAGGGCTACCGGGTCGGTGCGGTGACGAGCTGGGTGCAGGCCCTCGGGGTCGGCCTGCCGACGCTGTTCCTGGCCGCGGTGACCTGGCTCGCGGCCAGGATGGCGGCCCAAGGCGCCATCACCGTCGGCGAGTTGGTGGCCGTCTACGGATACGCGGCGGCGCTGGTGGTGCCGGTCTCGTTCTTCATCGAGGGCGGCTACGACCTCACCCGCGGGCTGGTCGCCGCCCGGCGGGTGGTCCGGTTTCTGCGACTGGAGCCGGATACCGCGGACGGCTCCGGGAGCGCGGCCGCGGACGGCTCCGGGAGCGCGGCCGCGGACGGCTCCGGGAGCGCGGCCGCGGACGGCTCCGGGGACGCGGCGGGGAGCAGGGCCGGGGGCACGCCCGGGAGCAGGGCCGGAGACGCGGCCGGGAGCGGGGCCGGGGACGCCCCCGAGGCCGCGTCCGTGCTGCGGGATCCCGCGTCGGGTGTCGAGGTGGTGCCCGGTCTGCTGACCGCGCTGGCCACCGCCCGGCCGGGCGAGTCGGCGGCAGTGGTCGACCGTCTGGGCCGGTTCGCGGATTCGGCCGCCACCTGGGGCGCGGTACGTCTCGACGAGATCCCGCTGCCGCAGGTCCGCGACCGGATCCTGGTCGCGGACAACGAGGCCGACCTGTTCGCCGGGACGCTGCGCGAGGTGGTGAGCGGGCGGCGGGACCGGGCCGAGGAGGCGATCGGCCGGGCCGTCCGGACGGCCCTGGCCGAGGACATCGTCCGTGGGCTGCCGGACGGGCTCGACTCGGCGGTCGAGGCGCAGGGCCGCAATCTCTCCGGCGGGCAGCGGCAGCGGCTGCGCCTGGTGCGGGCGCTGCTGGCCGACCCCGAGGTGCTGCTCGCGGTGGAGCCGACCTCGGCGGTGGACGCGCACACCGAGGCCGGTGTCGCGGCCCGGCTGCACCACGCACGGGCGGGCCGTACGACCGTGGTCACCAGCACCTCACCCCTGCTGCTGGACCGGGCCGACCGGGTGTACTTCCTCGTCGACGGCCGGGTCGCCGCCGTCGGCAGCCATCGTCAGCTCCTGGCCGAACAGCCCGGATACCGCCGCCTGGTGGCCCGCGGCGAGGACGAGGACGGCACGGACGAGAGCGCCACGAGCGCGAGCAGCACGGGCGCGAGCAGCGAGGACGTGACCCACACGACCGACGGCGCGGACCCCCGCCCCGAGGCCCCCGTGACCAAGGAGGACGCGTGA
- a CDS encoding ABC transporter ATP-binding protein — translation MTTTTTGRPSDDPEDRPGARPRPAAEPPEPADPAPDALAHDALPAPKGAARTLLASLLAPHRRRVGLVAVLLLLQQATVQAGPLLVAYALDRAVPALRAGDHGPLLTVAVAAVVCAAASGGLQFGFIEFSARVSQDVLLDLRGRIFRHGQALSLDFHERYTSGRLISRATTDVEALRELLDEGLQELITVFLSSVYITVTLLWLDAGLGAAALASAAPLALLVRSFRHRSHRAYGAKSTAMAAVIVKFTETLNGIRPVQAFRRERPNEAAFARLNHRHARLNGDTLLEMARYVVASRVVANAAVAAIVLWGASRVATGDLALGVLAAAVLYLRRLYDPIDRLGMFLNSYESAAASLQKIAGLLARRPGVPEPAASATLPPVVAGRPGREVTFREVRFAYRTGGEVLPRFDLTLAAGSTVAVVGATGAGKSTLAKLLARFYDPTEGQVLLDGVDLRELSTAALRRGVVMVTQEAFLFSGTVADNIALGRPDATREEIERAAKALGAHDFIAALPDGYDTDVRKRGGRISAGQRQLVGFARALLADPAVLILDEATSSLDIPGERAVQRAMDTVLEGRTALVIAHRLSTVEIADRVLVMDGGRIVEDGPPDELIAARGRFAQLHQAWRDSVG, via the coding sequence ATGACCACGACCACGACCGGCCGCCCGTCCGACGACCCCGAGGACCGCCCCGGCGCCCGGCCACGGCCCGCCGCCGAGCCCCCGGAGCCCGCGGACCCCGCCCCCGACGCGCTCGCCCACGACGCCCTGCCCGCCCCCAAGGGGGCCGCGCGTACCCTCCTCGCCTCCCTGCTGGCCCCGCACCGGCGTCGCGTCGGGCTGGTGGCCGTTCTGCTGCTGCTCCAGCAGGCCACCGTGCAGGCCGGGCCGCTGCTGGTCGCCTACGCGCTCGACCGGGCGGTGCCTGCGCTGCGGGCCGGCGACCACGGGCCGCTGCTCACCGTGGCGGTGGCGGCGGTGGTGTGCGCGGCGGCGTCCGGCGGGCTCCAGTTCGGCTTCATCGAGTTCAGCGCGCGGGTCAGCCAGGATGTGCTGCTCGATCTGCGCGGCCGGATCTTCCGGCACGGCCAGGCGCTGAGCCTGGACTTCCACGAGCGCTATACGTCCGGCCGGCTGATCTCCCGTGCCACCACCGATGTGGAGGCGCTGCGCGAACTCCTCGACGAGGGGCTGCAAGAGCTGATCACGGTCTTCCTCTCGTCGGTCTACATCACCGTGACCCTGCTCTGGCTGGACGCGGGCCTGGGCGCCGCCGCCCTCGCCTCCGCCGCGCCGCTCGCCCTCCTCGTCCGCTCCTTCCGGCACCGTTCGCACCGGGCCTACGGCGCGAAGTCCACGGCGATGGCGGCCGTCATCGTGAAGTTCACCGAGACCCTCAACGGCATCCGGCCGGTGCAGGCGTTCCGCCGCGAGCGCCCGAACGAGGCCGCTTTCGCCCGGCTGAACCACCGGCACGCACGGCTCAACGGCGACACGCTCTTGGAGATGGCGCGCTATGTCGTCGCCTCCCGGGTGGTGGCCAATGCCGCGGTCGCCGCGATCGTCCTGTGGGGCGCCTCCCGCGTGGCCACGGGCGACCTGGCGCTGGGTGTCCTCGCCGCCGCGGTGCTCTATCTGCGCCGGCTGTACGACCCCATCGACCGGCTCGGGATGTTCCTCAACTCCTATGAGTCCGCGGCTGCTTCCCTCCAGAAGATCGCCGGACTGCTCGCCCGGCGCCCCGGTGTCCCGGAGCCGGCCGCATCGGCCACACTGCCGCCCGTCGTGGCCGGCCGGCCGGGCCGCGAGGTCACCTTCCGCGAGGTCCGTTTCGCCTACCGCACCGGCGGCGAGGTGCTGCCCCGCTTCGATCTGACCCTCGCGGCCGGGTCGACCGTGGCCGTGGTGGGTGCCACGGGCGCGGGCAAGTCGACCCTCGCCAAGCTGCTGGCCCGCTTCTACGACCCCACCGAGGGCCAGGTGCTGCTCGACGGGGTCGATCTGCGCGAGCTGTCGACGGCCGCGCTGCGCCGTGGCGTCGTCATGGTCACCCAGGAAGCCTTCCTGTTCTCCGGCACGGTGGCCGACAACATCGCCCTCGGCCGCCCGGACGCCACCCGCGAGGAGATCGAGCGCGCCGCGAAGGCCCTGGGCGCCCATGACTTCATCGCCGCCCTGCCGGACGGCTACGACACCGATGTCCGCAAGCGCGGCGGCCGCATCTCCGCAGGCCAGCGCCAACTGGTGGGCTTCGCAAGGGCGTTGCTCGCCGACCCGGCCGTGCTCATCCTCGACGAGGCCACCAGCTCCCTGGACATACCCGGCGAACGCGCCGTGCAGCGCGCGATGGACACTGTCCTGGAGGGCCGTACGGCCCTGGTGATCGCCCACCGCCTCTCGACCGTCGAGATCGCCGACCGGGTCCTGGTGATGGACGGCGGCCGGATCGTCGAGGACGGCCCGCCGGACGAACTCATCGCCGCCCGGGGCCGGTTCGCGCAGCTGCACCAGGCATGGCGGGACAGCGTGGGGTAG